Proteins encoded in a region of the Myxococcus guangdongensis genome:
- a CDS encoding serine/threonine protein kinase, with the protein MAAPCPHCGSTDGVDHLCAGQSLQLIGQVLDGRYKIESVLGQGGMGMVFRATQTSVQRPVAVKTLNPSLAAAPQFFERFRREAEIASRLRHPNVITIFDFGRAPDGTCYYVMELLQGESLKEVVKREGPMSLRRATSLLEQATQGLAHAHAEGCVHRDLKPHNIMVQDLAGRDFVKVLDFGLVKALEAEEEEQLTSTGQVLGTPQYMPPEQAGGESVDQRSDLYSMAGVLYFCLTGSSPFGANTVRKALTASLTQQVPAVNTKRQGAPVPPALDAFFRKALAPEKDDRYQNAQEFIDAMMDSVADATPEQFDAMPSGGSASGVNERGSGSRASSRAGRPSPGSGSGVRSRAGGAPGRGSTPSNVVIARSQAGVPGGSGSSPSRVRQGPPRPAPVQAPPPDEEAFAPEGMSTGKKAALVVVPLLLLGIAAAVVIGGQGGSKTPATQVVEVPRDRPTSPTTTTNTPPPQAAAQSIRVKFNSSPDGAAIFEGEEQIGTTPIELMLPRDKSHQLTFRLANHKPEERSLNFSRVAGDSQTVDVSLEPIRAATPPKPRPTRPANPGQEINVFE; encoded by the coding sequence ATGGCTGCCCCCTGTCCCCATTGCGGAAGCACCGACGGCGTCGACCACCTCTGCGCAGGCCAGAGCCTCCAGCTCATCGGCCAGGTGCTCGATGGCCGCTACAAGATTGAGAGCGTGCTCGGCCAGGGCGGCATGGGCATGGTGTTCCGCGCCACGCAGACGTCGGTGCAGCGCCCCGTCGCCGTCAAGACGCTCAACCCGTCGCTCGCCGCGGCGCCCCAGTTCTTCGAGCGCTTCCGCCGAGAGGCGGAGATCGCCAGCCGCCTGCGTCACCCGAACGTCATCACCATCTTCGACTTCGGCCGCGCCCCCGACGGCACCTGCTACTACGTGATGGAGCTGCTCCAGGGCGAAAGCCTCAAGGAGGTCGTCAAGCGCGAGGGGCCCATGTCCCTGCGCCGCGCGACGAGCCTCCTGGAGCAGGCCACCCAGGGCCTCGCGCACGCGCACGCCGAGGGCTGCGTCCATCGCGATTTGAAGCCCCACAACATCATGGTGCAGGACCTGGCCGGACGGGACTTCGTCAAGGTGCTGGACTTCGGTCTGGTCAAGGCGCTCGAGGCCGAGGAGGAGGAGCAGCTCACCTCCACGGGCCAGGTGCTGGGCACGCCCCAGTACATGCCGCCGGAGCAGGCCGGCGGTGAGTCCGTGGACCAGCGCTCGGACCTGTACTCGATGGCGGGCGTGCTCTACTTCTGCCTCACGGGCAGCTCGCCGTTCGGCGCGAACACCGTGCGCAAGGCGCTCACCGCGTCGCTCACGCAGCAGGTGCCCGCCGTCAACACCAAGCGCCAGGGCGCCCCCGTTCCTCCCGCGCTGGACGCGTTCTTCAGGAAGGCGCTCGCGCCCGAGAAGGACGACCGCTACCAGAACGCTCAGGAGTTCATCGACGCGATGATGGACTCGGTCGCGGACGCGACACCCGAGCAGTTCGACGCGATGCCCAGCGGCGGCTCCGCCTCCGGAGTCAACGAGCGCGGCAGCGGCAGCCGGGCCAGCAGCCGCGCCGGACGGCCCTCCCCGGGCAGCGGCAGTGGCGTGCGTTCGCGCGCCGGCGGAGCACCGGGCCGAGGCTCCACGCCGTCCAACGTCGTCATCGCCCGCAGTCAGGCGGGGGTGCCCGGAGGCAGCGGCTCATCCCCAAGTCGCGTCCGCCAGGGCCCGCCGCGCCCCGCGCCGGTCCAGGCCCCACCTCCCGACGAGGAGGCCTTCGCCCCGGAGGGCATGTCCACGGGCAAGAAGGCGGCCCTCGTCGTGGTGCCGTTGCTCCTGCTCGGCATCGCCGCCGCGGTGGTCATCGGAGGCCAGGGTGGCTCCAAGACGCCCGCCACGCAGGTCGTCGAGGTCCCCAGGGATCGTCCCACGAGCCCCACGACGACGACCAACACGCCGCCGCCCCAGGCCGCGGCCCAGTCCATCCGGGTGAAGTTCAACTCGTCGCCGGATGGCGCCGCCATCTTCGAGGGCGAGGAGCAGATCGGCACCACGCCCATCGAGTTGATGCTCCCGCGCGACAAGTCGCACCAGCTCACCTTCCGGCTGGCGAACCACAAGCCGGAGGAGCGCTCGCTCAACTTCAGCCGCGTCGCCGGAGACAGCCAGACGGTGGACGTGTCGCTGGAGCCCATCCGCGCCGCCACGCCGCCCAAGCCGCGCCCCACCCGGCCAGCCAACCCCGGGCAGGAGATCAACGTCTTCGAGTGA
- a CDS encoding GAF domain-containing protein, which produces MAEITLNLRAVPKAQAYEELQQHVKAALAGMDDPIAGMATMSCLIHHAFGHLWTGFYRVVTPGKLLRVGPYQGTLGCLEIKFGKGVCGTAAEKGETQVVEDVHAFPGHIACDARSASEIVVPVYGKNRELIAVLDIDSASKSTFDEVDRRELETMMRWFQE; this is translated from the coding sequence ATGGCGGAAATCACGCTGAACCTGCGCGCGGTTCCCAAGGCGCAGGCGTACGAGGAGCTTCAGCAGCACGTGAAGGCCGCGCTCGCCGGCATGGATGACCCCATCGCGGGCATGGCGACGATGAGCTGCCTCATCCACCACGCCTTCGGCCACCTGTGGACGGGCTTCTATCGGGTGGTGACGCCGGGCAAGCTGCTCCGCGTGGGCCCCTACCAGGGCACGCTGGGGTGCCTGGAGATCAAGTTCGGCAAGGGCGTGTGCGGCACGGCCGCGGAGAAGGGCGAGACGCAGGTGGTGGAGGACGTGCACGCCTTCCCCGGACACATCGCCTGTGATGCGCGCTCCGCGTCGGAGATTGTGGTGCCCGTGTACGGGAAGAACCGCGAGCTCATCGCCGTGCTGGACATCGACTCCGCGAGCAAGTCCACCTTCGACGAGGTGGACCGCCGCGAGCTCGAGACGATGATGCGCTGGTTCCAGGAGTAG
- a CDS encoding DMT family transporter, with protein MSTTVASAPAAPSRAFSANDLAILCVVVVWGTNYTVVKEALGTIPPLAFMAVRFAIASVAMAALLLVVEGWKPVSRPVFLKLAALGLVGNTLYQLCFILGLANTTAANSGLLTAVTPVLVAALGAALGVERPGRPLVMGMSLAVVGMLLVVAARGPSLGTSTRLGDGLILGACACWALYTVGIRSVGNEVSALRITAITMLTGAPGVVLAGVPEVLALDVGSIGFGAWAGVVYSALIPLVLSYFIWGRTVQQVGSARASLYNTGVPVVAALTAWGVRGERPTWLQALGAALILGGVLLSRRK; from the coding sequence GTGTCCACGACTGTCGCCAGCGCTCCCGCCGCGCCGTCTCGCGCCTTCTCCGCGAACGACCTGGCCATCCTGTGCGTCGTCGTTGTCTGGGGCACCAACTACACGGTGGTGAAGGAAGCGCTGGGCACGATTCCGCCGCTGGCCTTCATGGCGGTGCGCTTCGCCATCGCCTCGGTGGCCATGGCCGCGCTGCTGCTGGTGGTGGAGGGCTGGAAGCCGGTGAGTCGGCCAGTGTTCCTCAAGCTCGCGGCGCTGGGGCTGGTGGGGAACACGCTGTACCAGCTGTGCTTCATCCTGGGCCTGGCGAACACGACGGCGGCGAACAGTGGGCTGTTGACGGCCGTGACGCCGGTGCTGGTGGCCGCGTTGGGCGCGGCGCTGGGCGTGGAGCGTCCGGGCCGTCCGCTGGTGATGGGCATGTCGCTGGCGGTGGTGGGCATGTTGCTGGTGGTCGCCGCGCGAGGCCCATCACTGGGCACCAGCACGCGCCTGGGCGACGGGCTCATCCTGGGGGCGTGCGCGTGCTGGGCGCTCTACACGGTGGGCATCCGCTCGGTGGGCAACGAGGTGTCGGCGCTGCGCATCACCGCCATCACCATGCTGACGGGGGCGCCGGGCGTGGTGCTCGCGGGAGTGCCGGAGGTGCTCGCGCTGGACGTGGGGAGCATCGGCTTCGGGGCATGGGCCGGAGTGGTGTACTCGGCGCTGATACCGCTGGTGCTCAGCTACTTCATCTGGGGCCGCACCGTGCAGCAGGTCGGCAGCGCCCGCGCGTCGCTCTACAACACGGGCGTGCCGGTGGTCGCGGCGCTCACGGCGTGGGGCGTGCGCGGCGAGCGGCCCACGTGGCTCCAGGCCCTGGGCGCGGCGCTCATCCTCGGGGGCGTGCTGCTCAGCCGCAGGAAGTGA
- the abc-f gene encoding ribosomal protection-like ABC-F family protein, which translates to MSLVIAQDLSLSYGKKVLFDSDNFTLGPKDRVGLVGANGTGKSTLMKILAGVLQPDSGSLTYRRRARWGYLPQEIAGLPEGTVVEAVMSTVPGRDSLEVRLKDTEEALSAATDEEEQLELAQSLADLHAELDDFENRFGKHHAERILKGLGFRDMDLAKPTSALSGGWRMRAALAGLLLQDPDLLLLDEPTNHLDVPTLAWFDGFLRRSNKALVLISHDRDFLNRQIDRVVSLELEGVREYAGNYDDYKRLRAEEKELLKARAEKVEARRAELQGFIDRFGAKATKAKQAQSRAKMLEKLEKVHVLEERSTMRFRFPEVDRSGRDVVTLEHITKKYGAQTVYDGLTGRVERGQRIAVVGANGAGKTTLLKMVAGELAPDTGTVTLGHNVVVGYYAQHHADKLDRSNTIIEEVRPLAADKPESYVRGVLGAFLFSGDDVDKPIGVLSGGERARVALAKLLLVPSNFLLMDEPTNHLDLDSSEMLIEALKGYGGTLLFVSHNRSFINGLSSHVWEVAEGKLTPHPGNLDDYLYHQEQQRLEAEAAAGGVSRGGDKAASGPVSEKDRKRLEAEARQRRSVVEGPLKKEIAKLEEQIAKVEAEQKEREAQLADPVLYNDFARAKPLMDAHRAGKESLEDLYARWETAQEKLAEATASLG; encoded by the coding sequence ATGAGCCTCGTCATCGCCCAGGACCTCAGCCTCTCCTATGGGAAGAAGGTCCTCTTCGACAGCGACAACTTCACCCTCGGCCCCAAGGACCGTGTAGGCCTCGTGGGGGCCAACGGGACTGGGAAGAGCACCCTGATGAAGATTCTGGCCGGGGTGCTCCAGCCGGATTCGGGGTCCTTGACGTATCGGCGCCGCGCGCGGTGGGGGTATCTGCCCCAGGAGATCGCCGGCCTGCCGGAGGGCACCGTGGTGGAGGCGGTGATGAGCACCGTCCCCGGGCGCGACTCGCTGGAGGTGCGCCTGAAGGACACCGAGGAGGCGCTCTCGGCGGCCACGGACGAGGAGGAGCAGCTCGAGCTGGCCCAGTCCCTGGCCGACCTGCACGCGGAGCTGGACGACTTCGAGAACCGCTTCGGGAAGCACCACGCCGAGCGCATCCTGAAGGGCCTGGGCTTCCGGGACATGGACCTGGCCAAGCCCACCTCCGCGCTGTCGGGCGGCTGGCGGATGCGCGCGGCGCTGGCGGGCCTGCTCCTCCAGGACCCGGACCTGTTGCTGCTCGACGAGCCCACCAACCACCTGGACGTGCCCACGCTGGCGTGGTTCGACGGCTTCCTGCGCCGCTCGAACAAGGCGCTGGTGCTCATCTCCCACGACCGCGACTTCCTCAACCGGCAGATCGACCGGGTGGTGTCGCTGGAGCTGGAGGGCGTGCGCGAGTATGCGGGCAACTACGACGACTACAAGCGCCTGCGCGCGGAGGAGAAGGAGCTCCTGAAGGCGCGCGCCGAGAAGGTCGAGGCGCGGCGCGCGGAGCTGCAGGGCTTCATCGATCGCTTCGGCGCCAAGGCCACCAAGGCGAAGCAGGCGCAGAGCCGCGCGAAGATGTTGGAGAAGCTGGAGAAGGTGCACGTCCTGGAGGAGCGCTCGACGATGCGCTTCCGCTTCCCGGAGGTGGACCGGAGCGGCCGGGACGTGGTGACGCTGGAGCACATCACCAAGAAGTACGGCGCGCAGACGGTGTACGACGGCCTCACGGGGCGGGTGGAGCGCGGGCAGCGCATCGCCGTGGTGGGCGCCAACGGCGCGGGCAAGACGACGCTCCTGAAGATGGTGGCGGGGGAGCTGGCGCCGGACACGGGCACGGTGACGCTCGGGCACAACGTGGTGGTGGGCTATTACGCGCAGCACCACGCGGACAAGCTCGACCGGTCGAACACCATCATCGAGGAGGTGCGGCCCCTGGCGGCGGACAAGCCGGAGAGCTACGTGCGCGGCGTGCTGGGCGCGTTCCTCTTCAGTGGGGACGACGTCGACAAGCCCATCGGCGTGCTCAGCGGTGGTGAGCGCGCGCGCGTGGCGCTGGCCAAGCTGCTCCTGGTCCCCTCCAACTTCCTCTTGATGGACGAGCCCACCAACCACCTGGACCTGGACTCGTCCGAGATGCTGATTGAAGCGCTCAAGGGCTACGGCGGCACGCTGCTGTTCGTCAGCCACAACCGCAGCTTCATCAACGGGCTGTCGTCGCACGTCTGGGAGGTGGCGGAGGGCAAGCTGACCCCGCACCCGGGCAACCTGGATGACTACCTGTACCACCAGGAGCAGCAGCGACTGGAGGCGGAGGCGGCGGCGGGCGGCGTGTCACGCGGAGGTGACAAGGCTGCCTCGGGTCCCGTGTCGGAGAAGGACCGCAAGCGGCTGGAGGCCGAGGCGCGCCAGCGACGCAGCGTGGTGGAGGGGCCGCTCAAGAAGGAGATCGCCAAGCTGGAGGAGCAGATCGCCAAGGTGGAGGCGGAGCAGAAGGAGCGCGAGGCGCAGCTCGCGGACCCCGTGCTCTACAACGACTTCGCGCGCGCCAAGCCGCTGATGGATGCGCACCGCGCGGGCAAGGAGTCGCTGGAGGACCTCTACGCGCGCTGGGAGACGGCGCAGGAGAAGCTGGCGGAGGCGACGGCGTCGTTGGGCTGA
- a CDS encoding NAD-dependent deacylase yields METLLLDSNTWLLVLTGAGVSAESGVPTFRGMNGLWEDQPVTEVASPQGFAKDPLRVWRFYSQRRAGAADVAPNPGHDALVAWERHLGDRFLLATQNVDGLHRRAGSQRVVEMHGNLFTSRCSNPDCTRAPFPDTTVYASGTVPGCKDCGALLRPHIVWFGEHLDPDDLTRIESFAVKAMRSGGRLVFLAAGTSGAVYPAAGMVDNVRAAGGETWLINLDASENASSFEHFVQGKSGEVLPKLGRLV; encoded by the coding sequence ATGGAAACGCTCCTTCTTGATTCCAATACCTGGCTGCTCGTCCTCACCGGCGCTGGCGTCTCCGCCGAGAGCGGAGTGCCCACCTTCCGAGGAATGAACGGGTTGTGGGAGGACCAGCCCGTGACGGAGGTCGCCTCACCGCAGGGCTTCGCCAAGGACCCGCTGCGCGTGTGGCGCTTCTACTCGCAGCGCCGGGCCGGAGCGGCCGACGTCGCGCCGAACCCGGGCCACGACGCCCTGGTCGCCTGGGAGCGCCACCTGGGAGACCGCTTCCTCCTGGCCACGCAGAACGTGGATGGCCTGCACCGACGCGCCGGCAGCCAACGCGTCGTGGAGATGCACGGCAACCTCTTCACCAGCCGCTGCAGCAATCCCGACTGCACGCGCGCGCCCTTCCCGGACACCACCGTGTACGCCTCCGGCACCGTGCCCGGCTGCAAGGACTGTGGCGCACTGCTCCGACCCCACATCGTCTGGTTCGGGGAGCACCTGGACCCCGATGACCTCACGCGCATCGAGTCCTTCGCGGTGAAGGCGATGCGCTCGGGCGGGCGCCTCGTCTTCCTCGCGGCCGGCACGTCCGGCGCTGTCTATCCGGCGGCGGGCATGGTGGACAACGTGCGGGCCGCGGGCGGCGAGACGTGGCTCATCAACCTGGATGCGTCGGAGAACGCCTCCAGCTTCGAGCACTTCGTCCAGGGCAAGAGCGGTGAGGTGCTGCCGAAGCTGGGCCGGCTCGTCTGA
- a CDS encoding FHA domain-containing protein — translation MPALLLLTGPSAGRHYEVLSDMAIGRSPSCEIPLRDDQVSRKHAQLTVQEGQVRLTDLDSRNGTLVNGARISGQVVLQPGDRVRVGSTMAVFEPAPVTLVEGGPTSPGHVPIEEVLPHVGAAAALYSAGTALLGATSEAMVLRRLADETARALSADRAAALLGSNTGLLTAAVSGADAVAVPRSLAQVALDRKELVQAETEMCAPLVASGGKPFGVLYATRADSSFTGGEGQLLAALGRLGGEAYTAVRSRVEAEAPVPVLLGTSRPLRALADAARRAANSAAPVVLHGEPGTGKTLLARVIHARSPRALEPLVTVDCRLPQDAVEEALFGRASAPGQPPVASALLRADRGSLLLQHVEALPRATAERLVRLLARRTAPARQGGEEPVDVRLLVTSLAPVAVLGSKGEVDAALARTLMGFELEVPALRERRADVMALLEGFLARASRRVRREPPTLGPDARRLLTDYPWPHNVRELELVGERLGLLYAGARVGALHLPPEVQQGAAASDAQTLQARVGRLERDAIAEALREAGGKKVRAAALLGISRPTLDKKIEEYGLAVERGRRGEDGR, via the coding sequence ATGCCCGCACTCCTGCTGCTCACCGGCCCGTCCGCGGGGCGCCATTACGAGGTGCTCTCGGACATGGCCATCGGCCGCAGCCCGTCCTGCGAAATCCCCCTGCGGGATGACCAGGTCTCGCGCAAGCATGCCCAGCTCACCGTGCAGGAGGGGCAGGTCCGGCTGACGGACCTGGACTCGCGCAACGGGACGCTCGTCAACGGCGCTCGCATCAGCGGACAGGTGGTGCTGCAGCCAGGGGACCGCGTCCGGGTGGGCTCGACGATGGCCGTGTTCGAGCCGGCCCCCGTGACGCTGGTGGAGGGTGGGCCGACGTCGCCGGGGCATGTGCCCATCGAGGAGGTGCTGCCTCACGTCGGCGCGGCGGCGGCGCTGTACTCCGCAGGCACCGCGCTCCTGGGGGCCACCAGCGAGGCCATGGTGCTGCGCAGGCTGGCGGACGAGACGGCGCGGGCGCTCAGCGCGGACCGGGCCGCGGCGCTCCTGGGCAGCAATACGGGGCTGCTCACCGCGGCGGTGTCGGGCGCGGACGCGGTGGCCGTGCCCCGCTCGCTCGCGCAAGTGGCGTTGGACCGCAAGGAGTTGGTGCAGGCGGAGACGGAGATGTGCGCGCCGCTGGTGGCCTCGGGCGGCAAGCCGTTCGGCGTGCTCTATGCGACGCGGGCGGACTCGTCGTTCACGGGGGGAGAGGGACAGCTCCTCGCCGCTCTGGGGCGGTTGGGGGGCGAGGCGTATACGGCGGTGCGCTCGCGGGTGGAGGCGGAGGCGCCGGTGCCCGTGCTGCTCGGGACGTCCAGGCCGCTGCGTGCGCTCGCGGATGCGGCGCGCCGGGCCGCCAACAGCGCCGCGCCAGTGGTGCTGCATGGCGAGCCGGGCACGGGCAAGACGCTGCTGGCTCGCGTCATCCATGCCCGCTCTCCGCGCGCGCTGGAGCCCCTGGTGACGGTGGACTGTCGGCTGCCACAGGATGCCGTGGAGGAGGCGCTCTTCGGTCGGGCCAGCGCGCCGGGGCAGCCTCCGGTGGCGTCCGCGCTGCTGCGCGCGGACCGGGGCTCGCTGCTGCTCCAGCATGTCGAGGCGCTGCCGCGTGCCACGGCGGAGCGACTGGTGCGGTTGCTGGCCCGGAGGACGGCTCCCGCACGGCAGGGTGGTGAGGAGCCCGTGGACGTGCGGCTGCTCGTCACGTCGTTGGCTCCGGTGGCGGTGCTGGGCTCCAAGGGCGAGGTGGACGCGGCCCTGGCCCGGACGCTGATGGGCTTCGAGCTGGAGGTGCCGGCGCTGCGGGAGCGACGGGCGGATGTGATGGCGCTGCTCGAGGGATTCCTGGCGCGCGCGTCGCGTCGGGTGCGCCGGGAGCCTCCGACGCTGGGACCCGATGCGCGGCGGCTGCTGACGGACTATCCATGGCCTCACAACGTTCGCGAGCTGGAGCTCGTGGGGGAGCGGCTGGGGTTGCTGTACGCGGGAGCTCGCGTGGGGGCGCTGCACCTGCCTCCCGAGGTGCAGCAGGGCGCGGCGGCGAGTGATGCGCAGACGCTCCAGGCGCGTGTCGGGAGGCTCGAGCGCGACGCCATCGCGGAGGCGCTCCGTGAGGCGGGCGGCAAGAAGGTGCGCGCCGCGGCGCTGCTGGGCATCAGCCGGCCCACGCTGGACAAGAAGATTGAAGAGTACGGCCTGGCGGTGGAGCGCGGGCGGCGAGGCGAGGACGGGCGCTGA
- a CDS encoding DUF2314 domain-containing protein gives MEVYLLATEQEGPVPLDALRASFATDEVEFTPDEDAQGFVLRADSSEVRVRLTVGPEGLPKFNKAAYSGSPEAFARLGKARAYYHLSLEPGGAQPTLPVFEALWAVRTLLEHVPGVLVDLAAYKLHEPEDVVEITELDFDIRDHVHLHAVEVTEGDTPLWVHSHGMEKFGARDLEIFHLAEQDLLPAESFLHELCTDLAFGQGPALRSQVGTSEGQAFMVVPSEEARANLLGVPLETFEGHEGLFLTVVSPLGRHNTSQLLAPYRERFSQEPEEQTESMRREAQALLPAFLARFQRRGLMEPLTFLVRAPFDTHPDGNKVVENLWLELMARDDGSLVGKLVDGAVHTTEWRKGAHVEVEETQVNALALSREGRALDEAEIRALLNAERPM, from the coding sequence ATGGAGGTCTACCTCCTGGCGACCGAGCAGGAAGGGCCCGTGCCGTTGGATGCCCTGCGGGCCTCGTTCGCGACGGATGAGGTGGAGTTCACCCCGGACGAGGATGCCCAGGGGTTCGTGCTCCGGGCGGACAGCTCGGAGGTGCGGGTGCGGCTGACGGTGGGCCCCGAGGGCCTGCCGAAGTTCAACAAGGCCGCTTACAGCGGCAGTCCGGAGGCCTTCGCGCGGTTGGGCAAGGCGCGCGCGTACTACCACCTGTCGCTGGAGCCGGGTGGGGCGCAGCCCACGTTGCCGGTGTTCGAGGCCCTGTGGGCGGTGCGCACGCTGTTGGAGCATGTGCCCGGCGTCCTGGTGGACCTGGCGGCCTACAAGCTCCACGAGCCCGAGGACGTGGTGGAGATCACCGAGCTGGACTTCGACATCCGGGACCACGTCCACCTGCACGCGGTGGAGGTGACGGAGGGCGACACCCCGCTGTGGGTGCACTCTCACGGGATGGAGAAGTTCGGCGCTCGCGATCTGGAGATCTTCCACCTGGCGGAGCAGGACCTGCTGCCGGCGGAGAGCTTCCTGCACGAGCTGTGTACGGACCTGGCCTTCGGGCAGGGGCCGGCGCTGCGCTCGCAGGTGGGGACCAGCGAGGGCCAGGCCTTCATGGTGGTGCCTTCCGAAGAGGCCCGGGCGAACCTGCTCGGCGTGCCGCTGGAGACCTTCGAGGGGCACGAGGGGCTGTTCCTCACGGTGGTGTCGCCCCTGGGGCGACACAACACGTCGCAGCTGCTCGCGCCCTACCGGGAGCGCTTCTCGCAGGAGCCCGAGGAGCAGACGGAGTCCATGCGCCGCGAGGCCCAGGCGCTGCTGCCCGCGTTCCTGGCGCGCTTCCAGCGCCGGGGGTTGATGGAGCCGCTCACCTTCCTCGTCCGGGCGCCGTTCGACACCCACCCGGATGGGAACAAGGTGGTGGAGAACCTGTGGCTGGAGCTGATGGCCCGGGATGACGGCAGCCTCGTGGGCAAGCTGGTGGATGGCGCGGTGCACACCACGGAGTGGCGCAAGGGCGCCCACGTGGAGGTCGAGGAGACCCAGGTCAACGCGCTGGCGCTCAGCCGCGAGGGCCGGGCCCTGGACGAGGCCGAGATTCGGGCCCTGCTCAACGCCGAACGGCCGATGTAG
- a CDS encoding pseudouridine-5'-phosphate glycosidase, producing the protein MDLRFSDEVRRALDSRQPVVALETSVVAQGLPYPDNLAAARACEEAIRRAGAVPAATAVVDGQVYIGLEDAQLRRLAEGKEKLLKLGSRDLAIAVATRATGGTTVSATCELAAAAGIRVFSTGGIGGVHRGASEHWDISQDIAALARFPVAVVCAGAKSVLDLPKTMELLETAGVPVIGVGTRELPSFHSRESGIQLEHSVGDVATAARIARARFETLGQGGVLYTVPPPEETALPKHEVELHIASTLAEAERQGIRGKDVTPFLLRELGNRTGGKTLKANLALLANNARFAGQLAVAYARGD; encoded by the coding sequence ATGGACCTACGCTTTTCGGACGAGGTGCGTCGCGCCCTCGACTCGCGCCAGCCCGTCGTCGCGCTCGAGACGAGTGTGGTGGCTCAGGGGCTTCCCTATCCGGACAACCTCGCCGCCGCCCGGGCGTGCGAGGAGGCCATCCGCCGCGCCGGCGCCGTGCCCGCCGCCACCGCCGTGGTCGACGGTCAGGTGTACATCGGCCTCGAGGACGCGCAGCTGCGTCGGCTCGCGGAGGGCAAGGAGAAGCTGCTGAAGCTCGGCTCTCGTGACCTGGCCATCGCCGTGGCCACGCGCGCCACCGGCGGCACCACCGTCAGCGCCACGTGCGAGCTGGCCGCCGCGGCGGGCATCCGCGTCTTCTCCACGGGTGGCATCGGCGGTGTCCACCGGGGCGCCTCCGAGCACTGGGACATCTCGCAGGACATCGCCGCGCTGGCGCGCTTCCCCGTGGCCGTGGTGTGCGCGGGCGCGAAGTCCGTGCTCGATTTGCCCAAGACGATGGAGCTCCTGGAGACCGCGGGCGTGCCCGTCATCGGCGTGGGCACGCGCGAGCTGCCGTCCTTCCACAGCCGCGAGTCCGGCATCCAGCTGGAGCACAGCGTGGGGGATGTGGCGACGGCCGCGCGCATCGCTCGCGCGCGCTTCGAGACGCTGGGGCAGGGCGGGGTGCTCTACACCGTGCCGCCGCCAGAGGAGACGGCGCTGCCCAAGCACGAGGTGGAGCTGCACATCGCCTCCACGCTCGCGGAGGCGGAGCGTCAGGGCATCCGTGGCAAGGACGTGACGCCGTTCCTGCTGCGCGAGCTGGGCAATCGCACGGGGGGCAAGACGCTCAAGGCCAACCTCGCGCTGCTCGCCAACAACGCCCGCTTCGCCGGACAGCTCGCCGTGGCCTACGCGCGCGGGGACTGA